The following proteins come from a genomic window of Proteiniphilum propionicum:
- the cas13a gene encoding type VI-A CRISPR-associated RNA-guided ribonuclease Cas13a produces the protein MRVSKVKVLGNEETKGRIVLMHRSPVKGQLIYSEDAGKRDRTEDIIPEQKLESFHLSILNKTFLRKEFFKKELKHEAKKNGLKGDAEDKYISEKLKEYHSLLQFIDDVLSVKYNENRKAIKFPEYLTREMIEIFLNHKFRKEVTYTNKNGASVSFLLSTLILNAIEKHSVIEMQPFVDWRNWFVETKSKFLKKSIINNCIPTNGGPISRRRETLMKWRDDYFTNAEIDLARLHKKFGTDTLMASLREVPQTEKSGNEYHRLLKSCLQSHQKKLFGKRAEGYDINRADNQLYVYNTEVVKYMEHYFPVKSSKRRNSTAEIKYYLQTDTIKCCLHHQIINAVRGLALREGKFNLHGFDDKLIPNERNVSSSILNELKTSEGFVLNMLGGCAFAANCLRNIVDATQRSDLLGFRCFEVSLKKGKSNSDLFALFFGFGREDMDDDSEWEKHLYAARYSVSEIRNRVAHYHKSAIENIYNITDFKYRENSMCSYTDTKFTTALQNEIYNTPKAFSLQLMTGKVLEYYPKEKLVSFFQKYKFSLYRSVVPFAPGFKNIMRTGVNYQNATQNSLFYDMGLTAFQDKDRYIDDVEAWNARYFFMKLIYNNLFLPRFTNDKNDLFRKTVEQVLEVNRSHMEKVGKDDRQAFGEVRQMRENETANDYMAYLQSSLRMEKNKKELEGNGAKRINFEKFILQMFVKGFDSFLKDGAFEFVHSPENCLTGSTEKERAKERNSLCEEIGNYVRLVSTVIDPGKGSHVAFYVFCKMLNSVYLSNIRNEMIKYHKVVRTDELAHLIEIIELCLLSADAVSQKTVNADKLSHFFAEGVNVDDDENVIHASMETFRKYGTRDLFHKLMLQDDRFLVSSDDYREWEEMKEKIEGKVKQRELLHAEWCEAKEKDKKSRKVKSNSRTCFEKKFMGAKAEEYYSLCNVIDKYNWLDNKLHLVHLNKLHNLVIEILGRMVGFTALFERDFQYICKSDSEYEQLYNLDFNMGLPKFKNSIKGSGKAKNSTQNIDHNATGIGNSSNLLKENSNGTHYCKNLSGDGVEDKLKRLFLYDDYRNVRNFVAHFNYLTRVEDDLGGNDAVKLSGTRYSLIELINELRNLLKYDRKLKNAVSKSFIDMFERHGMHVKMKLNHNHKLFVDSISPRKIKHLGGGYKKRGKDDKMYVQTTNHVDPLYCDMCRALLEMK, from the coding sequence ATGAGAGTCTCTAAAGTAAAAGTTCTGGGAAATGAAGAAACCAAAGGTAGAATAGTGCTGATGCATCGTTCTCCTGTAAAGGGTCAATTAATTTATTCGGAGGATGCTGGTAAAAGGGATAGAACGGAGGATATTATTCCTGAGCAGAAACTGGAGAGTTTTCATCTGAGTATCCTAAACAAGACTTTTTTAAGGAAGGAGTTTTTTAAAAAAGAATTGAAACATGAGGCTAAAAAGAATGGGCTAAAAGGTGATGCTGAAGATAAATACATCTCTGAAAAATTAAAAGAATATCATTCCTTGTTGCAGTTTATTGATGATGTACTGTCAGTTAAATATAATGAGAACCGTAAAGCAATAAAGTTCCCGGAATATTTAACCAGGGAGATGATTGAGATATTTCTGAATCATAAATTCCGAAAAGAGGTAACCTACACCAATAAAAATGGTGCTTCTGTCTCTTTCCTTTTGTCAACACTCATACTGAATGCCATTGAAAAGCATAGCGTAATTGAGATGCAGCCTTTTGTAGATTGGAGAAACTGGTTTGTTGAGACCAAAAGTAAATTCCTTAAGAAATCGATCATCAATAATTGTATCCCGACAAATGGAGGGCCTATAAGCAGACGTCGGGAGACATTGATGAAGTGGAGGGATGATTATTTTACGAATGCTGAAATCGATCTGGCAAGGTTGCATAAAAAGTTTGGTACGGATACTTTGATGGCCTCTTTGAGGGAAGTACCGCAAACGGAAAAGAGCGGGAATGAGTATCACAGGCTATTGAAATCTTGTCTGCAGAGTCATCAGAAAAAGCTTTTTGGTAAAAGAGCGGAAGGGTATGATATAAACCGGGCGGACAATCAACTGTATGTTTACAACACAGAGGTGGTGAAGTATATGGAGCATTATTTTCCTGTGAAGAGTTCGAAGCGTAGAAACAGCACTGCTGAAATTAAATATTATCTTCAGACAGATACCATAAAATGTTGTTTACATCATCAGATCATAAACGCTGTGCGTGGCCTTGCACTTCGGGAGGGTAAATTTAATCTGCATGGTTTTGATGATAAACTGATTCCGAATGAGAGGAATGTTTCAAGCAGCATACTGAACGAATTAAAAACTTCAGAAGGTTTTGTATTGAACATGCTGGGAGGATGCGCTTTTGCTGCAAACTGCTTGCGTAATATAGTGGATGCTACCCAGAGAAGTGATTTACTTGGCTTTAGATGCTTTGAAGTCAGTTTAAAAAAAGGGAAAAGCAATTCCGATTTGTTTGCACTTTTCTTTGGTTTTGGTCGTGAGGATATGGATGATGACTCTGAATGGGAAAAGCATCTGTATGCCGCACGATATTCTGTTTCGGAAATTAGGAACCGGGTTGCGCATTATCATAAAAGTGCGATCGAAAATATATATAATATCACTGATTTTAAATATAGGGAAAATTCCATGTGCTCATATACTGACACCAAATTTACAACTGCTCTGCAAAACGAGATATATAATACTCCCAAAGCTTTTTCGCTTCAATTGATGACGGGTAAGGTGCTGGAGTATTATCCGAAGGAGAAGCTGGTGTCTTTCTTTCAGAAGTATAAATTCTCCCTTTACAGGTCTGTCGTTCCTTTTGCCCCAGGCTTTAAAAACATAATGCGCACAGGCGTTAATTATCAGAATGCTACCCAGAATAGTCTTTTTTATGATATGGGGCTAACTGCCTTTCAGGATAAAGATAGGTATATAGATGATGTGGAGGCTTGGAATGCGCGTTATTTCTTTATGAAGTTGATCTACAATAATCTCTTTCTGCCCCGTTTTACCAATGATAAAAATGACTTGTTCAGAAAAACAGTCGAGCAGGTGCTTGAAGTCAATAGGTCTCATATGGAGAAGGTTGGGAAAGACGACAGACAAGCATTTGGTGAGGTTCGACAGATGCGCGAAAATGAAACGGCAAATGATTACATGGCATATCTGCAGAGTAGTCTACGGATGGAAAAGAATAAGAAAGAGTTGGAAGGGAACGGTGCAAAAAGAATTAACTTTGAGAAGTTTATCCTACAAATGTTTGTCAAGGGTTTTGATAGTTTCTTGAAGGATGGGGCTTTTGAATTTGTTCATTCTCCCGAAAATTGTTTGACCGGTAGTACTGAAAAAGAGCGGGCAAAAGAACGCAACAGTTTGTGTGAAGAGATCGGCAATTACGTAAGACTTGTCAGCACTGTAATCGATCCGGGCAAAGGATCACATGTGGCATTTTATGTTTTCTGTAAAATGTTAAATAGCGTTTATCTGAGTAATATCAGGAACGAGATGATCAAATATCACAAGGTGGTTAGAACAGATGAACTGGCACACTTAATTGAAATCATTGAGCTTTGTCTTTTATCAGCTGATGCTGTGAGCCAAAAAACAGTGAATGCCGATAAGCTTTCTCATTTTTTTGCTGAAGGAGTAAATGTGGATGATGACGAAAATGTGATTCATGCATCGATGGAAACTTTTCGGAAATATGGCACGCGTGATCTCTTTCATAAATTGATGCTGCAAGACGATCGGTTCCTGGTATCGAGTGACGATTATCGTGAATGGGAGGAGATGAAGGAGAAAATTGAGGGGAAGGTAAAACAGCGCGAGTTGCTTCACGCAGAGTGGTGCGAAGCGAAGGAGAAAGATAAAAAAAGCAGAAAGGTTAAGAGCAATTCTAGAACCTGTTTTGAAAAAAAATTCATGGGTGCAAAAGCTGAAGAGTATTATTCTCTGTGCAACGTTATTGACAAGTATAATTGGCTCGATAACAAGTTACATCTGGTTCATTTAAACAAATTGCACAATTTGGTTATCGAGATTCTGGGCCGTATGGTGGGATTTACAGCACTGTTTGAGAGGGATTTTCAATATATATGTAAATCGGATTCCGAGTATGAACAGTTGTACAATCTGGATTTTAATATGGGTTTGCCAAAATTTAAAAATTCCATAAAAGGATCGGGCAAAGCTAAGAATAGTACCCAAAATATCGATCACAATGCAACAGGAATCGGCAATAGTTCAAATTTACTCAAAGAAAACTCCAACGGAACACACTACTGTAAGAACCTTTCCGGAGATGGTGTTGAAGATAAACTTAAACGATTATTCTTGTATGATGATTATCGAAATGTTAGGAATTTTGTAGCTCATTTTAACTATCTTACTCGGGTTGAAGACGATTTAGGAGGGAATGATGCGGTTAAGCTGTCGGGTACAAGGTATTCGCTTATTGAATTGATAAACGAGCTGCGTAACTTGCTTAAGTACGATAGAAAACTCAAGAATGCGGTATCTAAATCTTTTATCGATATGTTTGAACGGCATGGTATGCATGTAAAAATGAAATTAAATCACAACCATAAGCTTTTTGTGGATAGTATTAGCCCAAGAAAAATAAAACACCTTGGGGGTGGTTATAAGAAGCGGGGGAAGGATGACAAGATGTATGTGCAGACGACCAATCATGTTGATCCTCTTTATTGTGATATGTGCAGAGCTTTGTTGGAGATGAAATGA
- a CDS encoding WbuC family cupin fold metalloprotein has product MLHIYLYLPKYSLVLVRNQSAHVTLHQHGTLAPVGEDHVFTGNRVFVATKNEINDGLSTVIKVLFYNDDRVLATEFLVNPLEGVYGVHIPVSQWDTLEVLESGTVIFEVKNGPYSPLGE; this is encoded by the coding sequence TTGCTTCACATCTACCTTTACCTACCAAAATATAGCCTTGTCCTCGTCCGAAACCAAAGTGCTCACGTTACGCTGCATCAGCATGGTACTCTTGCACCTGTAGGGGAAGACCATGTTTTCACTGGAAACAGAGTCTTTGTAGCGACGAAGAATGAAATCAATGATGGATTGTCGACTGTTATAAAGGTTCTTTTTTATAATGATGATAGAGTGCTTGCCACCGAGTTTTTGGTTAATCCGCTTGAAGGTGTGTATGGAGTGCATATTCCCGTCAGTCAATGGGATACGCTGGAGGTACTGGAAAGCGGGACCGTGATCTTCGAGGTGAAGAACGGCCCCTACTCTCCCCTTGGTGAATAG
- a CDS encoding helix-turn-helix domain-containing protein, with product MGMENYTNTLHIGRKIERVRRLRGMTQADLGDILGVTKQAVSKMEQTEKMDDARLNEIASALGVTVEGLKKFNEEAVLNNTNHFYENCGVKTSTGNIHTFNNFPIEEVMNLFEKLIEKEREKFESLKKEKE from the coding sequence ATGGGAATGGAGAACTATACCAATACTTTACATATAGGTAGAAAGATTGAAAGAGTACGCCGCCTACGGGGGATGACACAGGCTGATTTGGGGGATATCTTGGGTGTAACCAAGCAGGCCGTCTCTAAAATGGAGCAGACAGAGAAAATGGATGATGCTCGTTTAAATGAAATAGCATCGGCGTTAGGGGTAACAGTCGAAGGTTTAAAAAAATTCAATGAGGAAGCAGTCCTTAACAATACAAACCATTTTTATGAGAATTGCGGTGTGAAAACCAGTACCGGAAATATTCACACTTTCAATAATTTTCCAATAGAGGAAGTTATGAATCTATTTGAAAAACTCATAGAGAAAGAGAGGGAGAAGTTCGAATCTTTAAAAAAAGAGAAAGAATAG
- a CDS encoding helix-turn-helix domain-containing protein — translation MVAETTDKLRKRHTGRNVQRVRMYFGVKQEALAADLGISQQEVSKIEQQEEIEEEMLSQIAGVLGISPEVIRDFDVEKAIYNINNIRDNTFEQSATSTSIAHLEQGANSISQQFNPLEKVIELYERLLQSEKEKVDLLKNR, via the coding sequence ATGGTTGCTGAAACGACAGACAAATTAAGGAAAAGGCATACCGGACGGAATGTGCAGAGGGTCCGGATGTATTTTGGTGTGAAACAGGAAGCTTTGGCTGCTGATCTGGGTATAAGCCAGCAGGAAGTGTCGAAGATTGAACAGCAGGAAGAAATTGAAGAAGAAATGTTATCGCAGATTGCCGGCGTGTTGGGGATCTCCCCGGAAGTGATCCGGGATTTTGACGTGGAAAAGGCTATTTACAATATAAACAATATCAGAGACAATACGTTTGAGCAGTCTGCTACATCCACCTCAATAGCTCATCTTGAACAGGGTGCAAACTCAATATCCCAACAGTTCAATCCTCTTGAAAAAGTAATTGAACTCTACGAGCGTTTACTACAGAGCGAAAAAGAAAAAGTTGACTTGTTGAAAAACAGATAA
- a CDS encoding DNA translocase FtsK, with product MMNLEEIFKEYDPKLELPGYVCPTIDLLEPNDIIFSTNEVIETKKKLIDTLQANRIDVSSLKTTVGYTNTLYEIVPRKGLRLSRVKDLQAELSFNMGISEISIEPLFERGAIGFIIPNKKHVKLPIKSIIESDDFIDTDYELPLIIGRTLTHKNIIIDLNEKGHMLVTGATGQGKSVLLNVIIASLLYKKHPSDLKLVLLDPVQIELSLYSIMDNHFLAKLPDNTNVVSDTLGAFRTLESLTREMNDRIELLMKANVRSFKEYNALFRKRGINPSRGFRYMPYIVVIIDNYADLVMGEGELYIKRLVSRAHLVGIHLILSTQRPSHDVIAKDIKTSFPVRIAFRMASREDSRIILDEDGAESLSGNGDAIYKDELLKLRVQVPFISTDEVNRIASFIGSQQGFDCAYPLPEVLLYSQDLECVDLNDRDILFDEAARLIVVHQQGSTSLIQRKFSIGYNRAGRLMDQLEAAGIVGACRGSCPREVLIDDEYSLEKLLVSLE from the coding sequence ATGATGAATTTAGAAGAAATATTTAAAGAGTACGACCCAAAGCTCGAGTTGCCAGGTTATGTATGCCCTACAATTGATTTGTTGGAACCGAATGATATTATTTTTTCAACAAATGAGGTTATTGAGACGAAAAAGAAATTGATAGATACTTTGCAGGCAAATAGAATAGATGTGAGCTCATTGAAAACTACGGTTGGATATACAAATACCTTATATGAGATTGTTCCCCGGAAAGGTTTACGCTTAAGCCGGGTGAAGGATCTACAAGCTGAGCTTTCATTCAATATGGGCATTTCAGAAATATCTATTGAACCTCTATTTGAAAGGGGGGCTATTGGTTTTATCATTCCTAATAAAAAGCACGTTAAATTACCGATTAAGTCAATAATAGAGTCGGATGATTTTATCGATACAGATTATGAGCTTCCTTTGATTATTGGTCGTACATTGACTCATAAGAACATTATTATAGATTTAAACGAAAAGGGGCATATGCTGGTGACGGGGGCAACGGGTCAGGGGAAATCGGTTTTATTGAATGTAATAATCGCTTCATTACTTTATAAAAAACATCCGTCGGATCTTAAATTAGTGCTGCTTGATCCAGTACAGATAGAGTTGAGCTTATATTCAATTATGGATAATCATTTTCTTGCAAAATTGCCTGATAACACTAATGTTGTTTCTGATACGCTTGGTGCTTTTCGTACTCTTGAGTCATTAACTCGTGAAATGAACGATCGTATTGAGTTGCTGATGAAAGCTAATGTGAGAAGTTTTAAGGAGTATAATGCTCTCTTCAGGAAAAGGGGGATTAATCCTTCAAGAGGATTTAGGTATATGCCATACATTGTGGTGATTATTGATAATTACGCTGATTTGGTTATGGGTGAAGGGGAGTTGTATATAAAAAGGCTTGTAAGTAGGGCTCATTTAGTGGGTATTCATCTTATCCTTTCTACACAACGTCCATCTCATGATGTTATTGCTAAAGATATTAAGACTAGCTTTCCAGTGCGTATTGCTTTTAGAATGGCAAGCAGGGAGGATTCAAGGATAATATTGGATGAGGACGGCGCGGAGAGTCTATCGGGTAATGGAGATGCTATTTATAAAGACGAGTTGCTAAAATTACGGGTGCAGGTTCCTTTTATATCGACTGATGAGGTGAATAGGATTGCTAGCTTTATTGGGAGTCAGCAAGGTTTTGATTGTGCTTATCCTTTACCTGAAGTTTTACTATATTCACAAGACTTAGAGTGTGTTGATTTAAACGATAGAGATATATTGTTTGATGAGGCTGCACGTCTTATTGTTGTGCATCAACAAGGCTCTACATCTCTTATTCAACGTAAATTCAGTATCGGTTATAACAGAGCCGGGAGGTTAATGGATCAGCTTGAGGCTGCCGGCATAGTGGGTGCTTGTCGAGGCAGCTGTCCCCGTGAAGTTCTTATTGATGATGAATATAGTCTGGAGAAGCTTCTTGTATCATTGGAGTAG
- a CDS encoding 5'-nucleotidase gives MYRDKSRILEIMKPHLYFDDQMDNLDTKAVKNTPLVHIPFGVANEEEK, from the coding sequence TTGTATCGCGACAAATCACGAATACTAGAGATAATGAAACCTCATCTCTATTTTGATGATCAAATGGATAATCTTGATACGAAAGCAGTGAAAAATACACCTCTTGTTCATATCCCCTTTGGGGTTGCCAATGAAGAGGAGAAATAA
- a CDS encoding helix-turn-helix domain-containing protein: protein MKNKYIGKIGTKERDEYEYELRMDVLGKMIKTARLERNLTQEELGRLVGVQKAQISKLEHSANSATIDTIIKVFKALKAEINFNVKLENNFVRLA from the coding sequence ATGAAAAACAAATATATCGGCAAGATTGGGACAAAAGAGAGAGACGAATACGAATACGAACTTCGTATGGATGTATTAGGTAAAATGATTAAAACTGCCAGACTAGAACGTAATTTGACTCAGGAAGAACTGGGCAGACTAGTTGGCGTTCAAAAAGCACAAATTTCAAAACTTGAGCACAGCGCAAATAGTGCAACAATTGATACAATTATAAAAGTTTTTAAGGCTTTAAAAGCGGAGATAAATTTTAATGTGAAACTTGAAAATAATTTTGTAAGATTGGCTTGA